In Novipirellula caenicola, the genomic stretch TAGCTGACAATATCGATTTTGTGGTGTTCTCGGGCGATCTGCTCAATCCCCAATCCGCTGGCCCGCACGGGATGGCGCTGCTGCTGGATTACTTCGAGAAGCTCAACGCCAAGAAAAAGCCGGTGTTTTGGGTCGCAGGCAACGTCGACGATCCACAAAAGTGGCCCGAAGCGGCACCACTGCCTCCCAACGTCACGCTGTTTCCCAAGAACAAAGCGGTCGCGGTTCCGGTCGAGCGTGCCGGACGCACGATCTGTGTTGTCGTGGGCCGCAGCAGCGAAGGACGCTCGTCACTGCATGTGCCTAGCTTCCGCATCGACCCCACCGACGAATACACGGTCGCGGTTGGCTATGGCGCATCGGACGCCGACGCACTCAAAGAAGGCCGCTTCGACTACTGGGCACTTGGCGGCAAACACAATCGTCAAGAAATCGAAGGCGGGGCAGAGGGGGCTGCGGTTTACTGCGGGTCTCCCCAAGGCCGGTCACTGGAGGAATCGGGAGCTCACGGCTATTCGATTGTGGACGTCGATGCGGACCAAACGACTCGAGTGCATGAGATTCAGTGCGATGCATTCCGCTACTGCAAAGTTGAAATCGATGCATCCGAGATCGCCGCGGTCGGCAGCATTCGCAATCTGTTGGGTGAACGCATCGTCCGGCTGCAACATGAAAACGGCGGTCGCCATCTATTGATCGGCTGGGACATTTCGGTCAGCAGCGGAGACAACCTGCATGCGATCGGGGACGCCGAGGAATTGCTGCAGTGGCTACGCCGCGAATTCGGTTCAGGTACGCCTGCGGCTTGGACCGCATCGCTGGTCGTACGTCCGCCACGACACTATCCCAAATCGTGGAACGACGAAGACACCATCCTCGGCGACTTCCTGCGTGCTGCCGAGAAGCATCGCAAAAACGACGGACGCGAACTGAACTTGCTGCCGTTCACCGAAGAGCACGAAGGGATCCAAAGCACAACCGCAACGCTGTTGGCGGACGTCCCCAGTTCGGCACGCGAGCACATTCTTGACCAAGCGACGCTACTGGGTGTCGAACTCCTGCGTGGCGGCAAGCCAAATTTGGTGCAAAAATCATGAAGATCAAAGACATTCAAATTGATGGTTTCGGCGTTTGGACCGGATTGTCCGTCGACTCCCTACCGGACGGCATGACGCTGTTTTACGGCCCCAACGAGGCTGGCAAAACCACGCTGATGCAATTCCTACGAGCGATGCTGTACGGCTTCACCCCGGACCGCCGCGAACGCTACATCCCACCGGTTTTCGGTGGCACTCCTGGCGGTGCGATCCGCGTCACCGGCCCCGGCGGCGGCTACCAAATTCGCCGCACCAGCCAATTGACCGACACCGGCGTGACTGGCAACCTGAGCGTCACCGGCCAAGACGGATTGGCCCAAGGCCAGCACCGATTGAGCAGTTTGCTGGGACAAATCGACGAGCCGATCTTTACCAACGTGTTTGCGATCGGGATTCGCGAGCTGCAAGAATTGAGCACGCTCGACGGCACCGATGCCGCTGACGAATTGTACAAATTGTCGAGCGGACTGGACCGCGTTTCGCTTGTCGATGTGCTTCGCAGTCTGCGCGAAGGCCGCAAGAGCATGATCGGCAAGGACAGCGTCATCGACTCGGAAGAGGCCGGCAAGGTCGCCGCGATGATCCGCAAACGCGAAAAGCTGCGTGACGAAGTCGAACAACTCACTCGCCACGGCCGCCGCTGGAGCGAATTGGCAAGCCAACGACGATCTCAGCAACAAGAGATTGAAGCGTCGTCCGAGCGAATGATCGCTTGGGAACGCGAAGCCCGCTGTGTCGAAATCGCTACCAGTGTGTTTGACACCTGGAAACAACGCGAAGCCCTCGCGGCATCGATCGCGGAAACCGAAGTCGAGTCCGAGTTGCC encodes the following:
- a CDS encoding DNA repair exonuclease codes for the protein MPGESFRFIHASDFHLESPLGDLDTIPSHLRDAMADVPRNAAKAIFEAALADNIDFVVFSGDLLNPQSAGPHGMALLLDYFEKLNAKKKPVFWVAGNVDDPQKWPEAAPLPPNVTLFPKNKAVAVPVERAGRTICVVVGRSSEGRSSLHVPSFRIDPTDEYTVAVGYGASDADALKEGRFDYWALGGKHNRQEIEGGAEGAAVYCGSPQGRSLEESGAHGYSIVDVDADQTTRVHEIQCDAFRYCKVEIDASEIAAVGSIRNLLGERIVRLQHENGGRHLLIGWDISVSSGDNLHAIGDAEELLQWLRREFGSGTPAAWTASLVVRPPRHYPKSWNDEDTILGDFLRAAEKHRKNDGRELNLLPFTEEHEGIQSTTATLLADVPSSAREHILDQATLLGVELLRGGKPNLVQKS